aatggaggaatggactaatatagaccaaaatataaccgctaaattagtccaatcgatgtcaaaccgtttaaaagaagttataagacgcggtggtcgaataacaaagtattaatttttttaaattatgttatttatttttttgtttttttgcaatgatgaatactttttttgtttaattttttgtgttcagctgtaaaatggctctttttgttccaataaaaactattttttctttaaaaacaatgaaattgtgtacatatatatcacacaagcactactgcatcattagtttaatatgtttttattccaattgtcttttgtagacttattaaaaaaaaaacattgaatgatgaatactttttttgaccgctgtacatgcATTTACCAATACATACTTACATAAATACGTCAAAGGCCACGTTCATGGCTCTCAGCATACacaatttgttgttgtaatcaCCATTGACGCCGTTCAAAAGAtggtgataatgatgatgatgatgatggtaatgGTGATAATGTCAGGATGGCTGATATAATTTGCTGGTGTTTGAAGGTACATATGTAAGTGTATTTGGGTGGGGTATCGTTATCTTTCATTATCATCTAACCTAGCTTTTATGCTGTCATAAGTGGTGTTATAAACACATTCATGGCCTACCCAATTTCCATCTCAGCCCAGCACTTTATTACGAGTAGGTCCATAAATATGTTCATGTAAATCGTCCTGTATTGTAACGAAGGGCAACAATATGGAGCAATGATGACGTCACACAAGGATAATTCAATTGTTTTAACCTTAATGTTGTTCCCCagccatgggcaaaattgagtCCTAAAGGAAGATAAAGAAAAAAGCAACAACTTAAATCATCACATAATTGAAAAAGTTCAGAAAGGCAATTTACGAAATAAGCAGAAAATGTGTggtattactttttttttaaatacatactATATAAGAATCTTGATCGTAATTTCATACAATATTTACTGAAATATAGAAATAtgacttttgaaaaaaattcaaatttttttcatttgaaactTTGTCGAATCGTTGAATTTGTGTTCAAACGAAATTATTATTTCTGGTGTCCACCATGGTAAATATATTAGAAGGTTGAGTTTGACATTCGATGAATTCGCAACGTGGTTATGTACTCGCTAATAGCATTGTAGTGATTTTTATAAGTTCCGCAGCTTTTTATAAATTCgtcataaaaagaaaatatctgATTATCCAGATAAAAAAGATTTTTCATAGTTTCAAATTAAACTATAAAATTCTCAATGCAATCCTTTTCTTTTCAGGCGCTTTTCTTGTACCTTATTGTATTATGTTATTAGTTGGTGGTATACCACTCTTTTACATGGAATTAGCTTTAGGCCAACACAATCGTAAAGGTGCCATAACATGTTGGGGGCGGCTGGTGCCGCTCTTTAAAGGTAATTTAACATCCATCAAAtgcttcaattaaattttattttaaatttattcatcTTTGTGCTTCTAGGAATTGGATATGCTGTCGTTTTAATAGCATTCTATGTTGATTTTTATTACAATGTTATCATTGCGTGGTCACTGCGTTTCTTTTTTGCCTCATTTACGAATTCCTTACCCTGGACATCATGTACAAATTTTTGGAATACCGATGATTGTAAGCCGGTAAGAACGAATACTTTGTTATGAACCTTAAGAATCTTTACTGTCGTTGAAATTGGTCTAAACTCCTTATGTCTAACTAGCTGATCCATTGTAATTCAGTACACATCCTACactttattgaaaataattttgttttgttgaattttgaagCCTTTTCAATTTTGGTGTTCTGCCATAGATATGGTCTGATCGGTCCATGAATTCGCTCTTTCTTTTTTGGAGTTAGATCAGCTCTATACTCTACACAATGGGCCCAATGAATGGTTCTGGGGGCAAAGAATCCTAAAAGCAGCAAGGACTCCAACATTTTTAACCATTTTGCATACACTGACCTCTCCTATTATCGCCAGCATCCAtaccaatatggttcaaatcgcttcataacctgatatagcttacttataaactgatctcccgattatacttcttgagttcctAGACAATTCAGTACACATCCTACactttattgaaaataattttgttttgttgaattttgaagCCTTTTCAATTTTGGTGTTCTGCCATAGATATGGTCTGATCGGTCCATGAATTCGCTCTTTCTTTTTTGGAGTTAGATCAGCTCTATACTCTACACAATGGGCCCAATGGATGGTTCTGGGGGCAAAGAATCCTAAAAGCAGCAAGGATTCCAACATTTTGAACCATATTGCATACACTGACCTCTCCTATTATCGCCAGCATCCAtaccaatatggttcaaatcgcttcataacctgatatagcttacttataaactgatctcccgattatactttttgagttcctagacaatgcaattctttttttttaaattttccaatatcCAATTGCAATCGATCTCTTACAGGAAAAGATTTCGGGCCGTGTGACTGGCCCGGGACTGAGATCTTGTGATTTAACACCTTGCGACATCTTCCTTTGGGCACACGTAAAACATAATGTGTAAGTCAACAGCCCAGCGTCGATTCAAGACCTCAAAGATAGAATTTGTGAGGGTATCGAGGACATGGCAAGGTTCGCTTAAGTTTAAGtgtcagtctgccattagacttacttagacgttaTCGCCCATTGTGATCCCAcaagaacaggagaaggaagatgccttctagtttcttcCGTAGAAGATGATCCACActtctttaaaaagcccaacaacgtGCGAATgcccacatccgctaaatcccaagttcccaaagaaattagaatctaaagtggaactccttctgactgacagtgcaggacacacacacaccgaaggtgttttatagtctcttcatcTTCAACGTGCTCACAGCTTCGGCACAAATCGTTACTAACAACCttttgtcagcatattttccgatcagactgtgagctgtcatggcggacactatgactgaggcgtctgttctagccagcgacaacaAAGTAGTTGACCTCTGCAAgtgtagattaggccacataattttagaATGCTTGTGACCATCGATCatttgttgcccttcgggcctaatcctgaagacttagttaacatgtcgctagaggcatacacaCGGCgatactaggaactaccctaaacATTCCAAGGGAACTGGAccctgaaatgtgtaaggtagttcctagtctcgcaaactcaTCCGCTctataattccctgggatatctctgtattCCGGAACCTGAACAGTGAATTTTAAACAGTTcatccatctcgttgagagatctgcgacagtcgaggctgTATTTGAATTTAGAAATAAGGGTTTTAATGGCAGCCCGcctgtttgagaagatatttatgccagtcgtcgttatgacattatatcatagctattccaccatttttttaattgcaaggatctccgcttgatacacactgcaggggtcgggtaaccttctcgttATAACCAGcccaagttcttcagagtacaccccaaatcccacctagtcgtctagtttggaaccatccatacaACCAAAGAAATTAATCGGCTGTTATCAGCAAATACTgcctgctgatattaaattaaaggttttaagcttttgaatgaatccataaaatttttttttcaacaacattTTAGGCTATTTGctatgttttaataaaaaaaatgccaactatactggttaattttttgtttaaaagcataaatatgATGTAAGTTGTTATTTTGtttgctgttatttaaattcgttcaaaaattagcaaatttcagaaaactgctgtcccattttctgCAGACTTtatgctgtttcagcaaacatttgtacagtttttactaacaaatttttatgagtGTATAGAAGTCTTTATAGCTTCTATTACCacggatattgtagttccaatgggttctatcTGGAATAATCgtatagtactttttatcataAAGCGGgccaggcagggtgtaatccgcactacctggaacatcggacattgtatcaaggatatcaCCGCTTCCCTAGGAGCTTccctgtataacttttaactaaaTAATCAGATGTGGAAACTTTATGCGtcaaagtcgttgtaaattttgtcacaaattcaaatcatgcataaagatgaaaatcgaactataaatgccttcgtaaattgcaaactTCGAAGCAGAGCTCgttcaaaattgcaaaacaaaaaaattaaatgtcgaatatccccgaaaaaagacgagatattgtagacctcaagtgAAATTGGACcaccaaaaggcgcccggacaacctagagCCTGATTTTTGTACACGATCTCGCTAGCAACTCAGCTCTAAACATTCCAAAATTCACAGAGATATATCTACCCGttttcacacggcatatttttttcgatttttttcactGCATAACGTCAAATATTATTCCCCTTATTGATTGTCCATTAATTCATCCTAAATTCATCAATACGTATAAATTGTCCATTTATTCAAAAAAATCTCTTTTATAAacccttttatttatttacagttCGAACAGCAAACCAGTTCTCCCTCCCTGATAGGTGCCAATATTAGCGATAGTTTGTTAAATTCAACAATTACCTCCGAATTCAATACATCACTGGCAAATCTCACTTTGGCGCTATCCACCACAACGCCAGCCAGCGAACGTTTTCAATCAGCAGCGTCTGAATATTTCAAGTAAGTTTAACTGCATGTTCCACTAATTCTTTGTCAAATATGTAACTCAACTCATTCAAGCATCTGATTTTTCATTATGAAACCGGCTAATTTTGACTTACAAGTGAACCAGTATTTACTTTACAAGGTTGCGAAAACCAAAAaactattattaaaattttttttaaatctttgccATTGAGGATGTGAAATTGGTACTCTGTTTTTAGTTGTGAAcaacttcaacaaaatatcttaattaacacagaaaaaaaaactgaaaaacttCGACAAAATATCTTAAttaacacagaaaaaatatcacgaaatttaattcaattaattttttaattgaatccggattttttttcaattatgatCGTGAtttgaattttggcaattttcaattaaaaaattaattgattcaatcattttttttaattggatctgaactttttttccattacgatcgtgattgaaacttttaattaaaaaattaattgattcaatttttttttttaatttaaccttaaataatgtttaaaatttaatcttgttcaattaaacaataacgGCCAAGAccacaaacttttttctttttgccacTAAAATTTTTCGCCAATTTATTAACAACATCTGATTTTATAGCTGTCTTCATTGAAGTGACAAACGAATCGagtgttaaaaagaaaaaatatgttaGTTGTCTAGGCAGTAAGTTctttcaataatatttttatagaatcggaatttttttatacccaacagcaCTGTTATAGGTGTCCGCTTTTGAAAACATctagccgctcaaaattttgataaatactcATTATATATAGAAGATAAATCTTCCCCACAAACAGTCCTTCAACTACCTTAACGGCATACCGGCTCTTTAGCATTGATcttatgtttttatttatattcataAAGTTACTGCCTCGCTAGTCTTCTTTTTGTATTTCGGAAAACATTATTTTCCGTTTCATTTTTgaaaggagtgatcttggacccAAAAGATAAACCTTAAATTTGTGTTCTAGGAGTTTTACATATGTTAACCATGTTGCATCCAAATCGAGGGACCACCCTGTACAACGCGCTTTTCGCAAAGGTTTTAAtataacatttaaatattttcaaataaacttttaattgattcaattaaaaaattaattaaatatttcgaaaacttctatcattttttaattggatcgattaaaaaattaagtaaatatGTCAagaaattcaatcatttttttaattggatcaattaaaaaattaattgaaaatttaaaaaattttcaatcatttttttaattgaatatgcaagtttttatacccaccaccgaaggaagggggtatattcattttgtcatttcattagcaacaaatcgaaatatccatttccgaccctataaagtaactatatattcttgatctttgtaaaaatctaagacgatccagccatgtccgtccgtctgtctgttgaaatcacgctacagtcttcaaaaatagagatattgagctgaaacttcgcacagatttcttttttatccataagcaggttaagttcgaagattggctatatcggacgatattttgatatagcttccatatagaccgatctctcgatttaaggtctagggcccataaaaggcgcatttaatgtccgatttcgctaaaatttgagacagtgagatgtgttaagtccttcgacatcctttcatacgatttggatgaaaatttgcacatagtattctgttatgacttccaacaactgtgccaagtagggtttaaatttgtgtataacctgatatagatcccatataaaccgatctccgatttgacgtcttgagcccatGGCAGTAACAGTTTTTgaccgatctggctgaaattgtgcacatagtgttctgttatgagttccaacaactgcgccaagtagggtttaaatctgtgtataacctgatatagatccctgaattcttgagccaagccgggattttttccgatttggctgaaatttttcgtatagtgctctgttatgtcactcaaaaactgcgccaagtacggtccaaatcggtctataactagatatagctcccatattttagcagaattcatggtggtgggtttccaaaattcggcccggccgaacttagcacgtttttacttattacttgttttaagaaaattttttcaatcacctttCCCAAAAACGTTGATCGATAtgatcattttcgtgattgaagcagtttcaattaaaaaattaattggatcaacttatttcgtgattgaaaccgatttttaatttttctgtgtacttaaaaatatttacggcaaattttttgcaaaaaatcctGACATCAATATTACACTATTAACTAATTGTGCCTAATTGCTACTTTTAAGTCATTAGCCAATAATAAATAACTCTAttagcattttaagttttcatttaaaaatttttttttatgttgttcaCGTGGAAAGCCGAATAGAGTACTAACCCTTactataattttcaaatttcattttgacatcctcaatgttcATGGAGTCTTTCCACTTTCTGCTGTAGACAAGTGAGCCCTACAAACGAATGAAAATCGCTACTTACCGCAGAGTATATGTAATTTGCTCTTTATTTTCCTCTTATAAtccttctttttttcttctgcTCTTTTCTTTTGCAATTTTCAGCCGTTATATTTTAGAGTTAAACCAAAGTGATGGTCTTCACAATCTGGGTTCTATTAAATGGGACTTGGTTTTATGTCTGCTGATAGTCTATCTGATATGTTACTTCTCGCTGTGGAAGGGTATTGGTACCTCAGGCAAAGTTGTGTGGTTTACTGCCCTCTTCCCCTATGTGGTATTATTAATTCTGCTCATACGTGGCATAACCTTACCCGGTTCGGCCATGGGCATACAGTATTATTTAAATCCAAATTTCGATGCCATTTACAAGGCAGAAGTTTGGGTTGATGCTGCCACGCAAGTGTTCTTCTCATTGGGACCCGGATTTGGGGTGCTATTAGCCTATGCTTCATATAATAAATATCATAATAATGTTTATAAGTGAGTATGACTAAACGGATTCTGAATGAATTTCTTAAAACTTCTTAAATTTATTCTCTTCTTTGCAGGGATGCTTTACTAACTAGTTGTATAAATTCGGCAACAAGTTTTGCTGCTGGTTTTGTGATATTCTCTGTGCTGGGCTATATGGCACATACCTCGGGTCAAAACATTGAGGATGTGGCCACCGAAGGTCCTGGCTTGGTATTTGTGGTATACCCAGCGGCCATTGCCACCATGCCGGGCAGTACCTTCTGGGCATTGATATTCTTCATGATGTTGCTGACTTTAGGATTGGATAGTTCGGTATATTAAAAAACTAATAGTAATTATATTACAATTGATATataattttaacattttcttttgcaGTTTGGTGGTTCTGAGGCCATTATCACAGCCTTAAGTGATGAATTCCCAAAAATTGGCCGCAATCGTGAGATATTCGTTGCTGGTCTATTTTCACTATATTTTGTGGTGGGTCTGGCCAGCTGCACCCAAGGAGGTTTTTACTTTTTCCAACTCTTGGATCGTTATGCCGCAGGCTATTCGATATTGGTGGCGGTATTCTTCGAAGCAATAGCAGTCTCATGGATTTATGGTAGATAAAAAAGAAGAtatacaccggtattcacaaaacttaaggaagatttgaaataggtttagttgacagatttcctttatagacatgacaaataaacctatttgaaggcTCCATTAAGTTTTGTGGAAAAGACcgaaagtatttaaaaataatttgaattatttttttattattttaaaatccAGGAACCGATCGCTTTTGTGAGGATATTCGCGATATGATAGGCTTTCGCCCTGGCTACTATTGGCAAGTATGTTGGCGTTTTGTGGCACCAATATTTTTGCTCTTTATCACTGTTTATGGACTGATCGGTTATGAACCGCTGTCATATGAGGATTATACCTATCCACGATGGGCCAATGCCTTGGGTTGGTGCATAGCAGGCTCATCGGTTATGATGATACCAGCGGTGGCCATATTCAAAATTTGCACCACACCGGGTACATTAAGGCAACGTTTGCGAATACTCACCACACCATGGCGGGATCAGCAGTTATCGGTTAATGGAGTGACAGCCGATGCCACACAAGTTCGCTTGACCGATACCAAGGAGGCTTCAGAGGTTTGAAATCAACCATTTGCCAGATTTCAAGTTTATTATGTATAGTATTTAAACAAGAAACATGAGATATTCCAATATACCCATATATACAGACACATACACCATTATTTATTATTGTTAAATATGAGATAACTTAAGAAGAGaagtaataaaaatttttatgtagaTAACCCtcaaaatgcaaaacaaaataatGCTCAGAACCATCAACTCGATATGCAAAACTATTTAGGGAATTAGTCTATAAATtatacaaaacaacaaaaacaagaaaacttATAACAAAGACCAATCTAAACTCTAAAAtaatgaatttaattttatatttttaaagttcACCTTTCTTTtgtaaaataaatacaaatgcaaatttcataTACAACGTACTTAGGTTTCTATATCTAAACgaatataaataataattaaaagagATAAACATACTGAAAACTTAACAAAAGTTCATAAATAATGTTCTTCttataaatctaaatctaaagctACTGTTAAACAATGACACCGAAAAAAATAACCATAAAATGCTGTGTAGATAATATTAGTGTGAATTTAAGTAAACATATGAAAAAGATCATGCAATCTATGAAATTGTGCATCATATttaggaaaataaaaacaatgaaaaaacacaaatattgcTTTCTTAGGAATTTagccaataaaaacaagtaaatttcATACTTATCGTATTACTATTACTAGCATGTATAAATATAGAAACCAAACTGAACATGCCATTTGGAAATTGAGAAACTTTTGTATATATTAAAGAAATCCATAAGCAAATATGAGAAAAAGGTGTAGTTAAAAGCTTTAAAATTAGTTAAGGACCATAAGAACAAGACCGAAAATATATACACAAATTgagcttttttattttgttacatATGTTTCTTCcactaatttttgtaaaataaagaagagaacaaattttgataatatttaTTCAACAGCCATgaatatatattattaaattatatattttgtttttaattattatttcatTATAATTACTTTCTATAATAATCATTCACACTTCCTTGTAACAAAATACCTAATTAAAGATTAATAACTATTTTTGTTtacaatattaaacaaaaaaaaaataacattttcctTACAGCCAtaggaaaatattattttttatttcataataaaatttttttttaataattttaaattttttatttaataataattttttttcacgattcttttgtttgttcttgagattagcaaaaacaaaaaaacatatattttttttattttgtgcagAAACAATATACCGAGatcattttttaaaataaaaatctacatttacaaaatagaataaaatgaatgaaataaataaactaaaataaaatgaaataaaataaaataaaacaaaataaaataaaacaaaataaaacaaaataaaataaaataaaacaaaatagaataaaataaaacaaaaaaaaatataaaattaaataaaataaaataatctctATATATCTCTTGTATTGAAATCTGCCAGCTTTTTCGTAAAGCTGGACATTTTTGAGGATATacatactcagaacgttttgacatacgagcgctatttgtgatgtttacagtaacttaaaagatacatctcacccaaaaaatggaatcaaatcgtgaacattttcgtgcgattattttttacaactttcgacgtggattaactcaacaacattgcctcgatgaacttaattcaattcttGGCGATGAAGCTTCATCAAGGACTACTGTTCAAGCGAGGTCGTAGTTCAATCCAAGACGAATTCGTGAAGATTGCCCAaattcagttgttgttccaaaaaccattgatgctgggcgccaactgatattgcacgatcgtcatgtgacctatcgtgagattgagacaaccttaggcattagtgggaccagcatacattcaatattgcattgCCGTCAAGAAAATTTGTTCGCAT
The genomic region above belongs to Stomoxys calcitrans chromosome 5, idStoCalc2.1, whole genome shotgun sequence and contains:
- the LOC106092378 gene encoding sodium-dependent dopamine transporter; this encodes MSRLKFYSCVETKSDLEDEENDVALAMSPNRQIAKTTTARDISDSPDERETWSGKVDFLLSVIGFAVDLANVWRFPYLCYKNGGGAFLVPYCIMLLVGGIPLFYMELALGQHNRKGAITCWGRLVPLFKGIGYAVVLIAFYVDFYYNVIIAWSLRFFFASFTNSLPWTSCTNFWNTDDCKPFEQQTSSPSLIGANISDSLLNSTITSEFNTSLANLTLALSTTTPASERFQSAASEYFNRYILELNQSDGLHNLGSIKWDLVLCLLIVYLICYFSLWKGIGTSGKVVWFTALFPYVVLLILLIRGITLPGSAMGIQYYLNPNFDAIYKAEVWVDAATQVFFSLGPGFGVLLAYASYNKYHNNVYKDALLTSCINSATSFAAGFVIFSVLGYMAHTSGQNIEDVATEGPGLVFVVYPAAIATMPGSTFWALIFFMMLLTLGLDSSFGGSEAIITALSDEFPKIGRNREIFVAGLFSLYFVVGLASCTQGGFYFFQLLDRYAAGYSILVAVFFEAIAVSWIYGTDRFCEDIRDMIGFRPGYYWQVCWRFVAPIFLLFITVYGLIGYEPLSYEDYTYPRWANALGWCIAGSSVMMIPAVAIFKICTTPGTLRQRLRILTTPWRDQQLSVNGVTADATQVRLTDTKEASEV